A part of Yoonia rosea genomic DNA contains:
- a CDS encoding ligase-associated DNA damage response DEXH box helicase has product MTTLPPIFQDWFTSRGWSIHPHQQAMLDQAASPALMLIAPTGGGKTLAGFLPSLIELADGTHEGLHTLYVSPLKALAADIKRNLRRPVEEMGLPIRIEDRTGDTTYTQKRRQRADPPHILLTTPESLALLTSYEDAPRIFKGLQRIIVDEIHALAESKRGDQLMLALSRLQTLAPDLRRVGLSATVEDPAAIARQLARHPDPCDIINADPGPDPDIAMLVTQERPPWSGGGAKYAIPAVLEEVKKHKTTLIFHNTRAQAEIFFHNLWLANTDDLPIGIHHGSLAREQRERVEAALVAGQLRAIVCTGSLDLGIDWGDVDLVIQVGAPKNVKRLVQRIGRANHRYNAPSKALLVPANRFEVVECVAALEAVKAHDLDGDPKGAGPRDVLCQHILITACAGPFDADALYREIRTVGAYRDLSRAAFDDCLDFCATGGYALRAYDKWKRLLQTADGRWQLRDPRAALRIRMNIGTIQDTDTLKVRMKGNYKPLGEVEEAFAATLTPGDTFLIGGQVVRYENLKEMTVEVSRRADKTPKIATFMGTKFANSTQLSERILRMFNQPDWPELPAHTAEWLGLQRKFSKLPEADRILVESFPHEGRYHLCIYGFAGRNAMQTLGMLVTQRMEELNLHPMGFVSTDYATLIWGLDPVTDPNPLLQPDNMRADFETWLSGNAVMKRTFRGAATIAGLIERNLPQARKSGRQATFSSDILYDTLSKYDPDHLMLRITREEAMRGLVDFGRIEEMLTRTAGRIDHLNLDRVTPLSLPMFLEQGRIAVAGAGRERLMEEEAARLMAAAGVSSL; this is encoded by the coding sequence ATGACTACCCTGCCCCCCATTTTTCAAGATTGGTTCACCTCCCGCGGCTGGAGCATCCACCCGCATCAGCAGGCCATGCTTGATCAAGCGGCAAGCCCTGCCTTGATGCTGATCGCACCCACGGGTGGCGGCAAGACACTGGCCGGATTCCTGCCATCCCTGATCGAACTCGCAGACGGTACGCACGAAGGTCTGCATACGCTCTACGTCTCGCCGCTCAAAGCGCTCGCCGCTGACATCAAACGCAACCTGCGCCGCCCTGTCGAAGAAATGGGTCTGCCCATCCGGATTGAGGACCGCACAGGCGATACAACTTACACCCAAAAACGCCGCCAACGCGCCGACCCGCCCCATATCCTGCTGACGACGCCCGAATCTCTCGCCCTGCTCACGAGCTATGAGGACGCGCCGCGCATCTTCAAAGGCCTGCAGCGTATTATCGTCGATGAGATCCATGCACTGGCCGAGAGCAAACGTGGCGATCAACTCATGCTCGCCCTCAGCCGCCTGCAAACCCTTGCCCCTGACCTGCGGCGGGTAGGCCTCTCGGCAACAGTGGAAGATCCGGCCGCCATCGCGCGCCAACTTGCCCGCCACCCCGATCCTTGCGACATCATCAACGCCGATCCCGGCCCTGATCCGGATATCGCGATGCTGGTCACGCAAGAGAGACCGCCGTGGTCAGGCGGCGGCGCGAAATATGCGATCCCTGCCGTGCTCGAAGAGGTCAAGAAACACAAAACGACGCTGATCTTTCACAACACCCGCGCCCAGGCCGAGATTTTCTTTCACAACCTCTGGCTTGCCAATACCGACGACCTGCCCATCGGCATCCACCACGGCAGTCTTGCCCGCGAACAACGCGAACGGGTTGAGGCCGCATTGGTCGCGGGGCAATTGCGCGCCATCGTCTGCACAGGTTCGCTTGATCTTGGTATCGACTGGGGTGACGTAGATCTGGTGATCCAAGTTGGCGCACCCAAGAACGTCAAACGTCTGGTCCAGCGCATCGGACGCGCGAACCACCGCTACAATGCACCGTCCAAGGCGCTTTTGGTGCCTGCGAACCGCTTTGAAGTCGTCGAATGTGTCGCCGCACTTGAGGCCGTCAAGGCGCATGATCTTGACGGTGACCCCAAAGGCGCAGGCCCCCGTGACGTGCTGTGCCAGCACATTCTGATCACCGCTTGCGCCGGTCCCTTCGACGCAGATGCGCTTTACCGCGAAATCAGGACTGTCGGCGCCTACCGTGATCTGTCGCGCGCAGCCTTTGATGACTGTCTCGATTTCTGCGCCACCGGCGGCTATGCCCTGCGCGCCTATGACAAATGGAAACGCCTGCTCCAAACCGCAGACGGACGCTGGCAGTTGCGCGACCCGCGGGCGGCGCTACGTATCCGCATGAACATCGGAACCATTCAAGACACAGATACCCTCAAGGTGCGCATGAAGGGCAATTACAAACCCTTGGGCGAGGTCGAAGAGGCTTTCGCTGCCACCCTGACCCCCGGTGATACTTTCCTGATCGGCGGACAAGTTGTCCGCTACGAGAACCTGAAGGAAATGACAGTCGAGGTATCGCGCCGCGCTGATAAAACGCCGAAAATCGCCACCTTCATGGGCACGAAATTCGCCAACTCTACCCAGCTGTCGGAGCGCATTTTGCGCATGTTTAACCAACCCGACTGGCCTGAACTGCCCGCACATACCGCTGAATGGCTTGGCCTGCAGCGTAAATTCTCAAAACTGCCCGAGGCGGACCGTATTCTGGTGGAAAGCTTCCCGCACGAAGGCCGCTATCATCTGTGCATCTACGGTTTCGCAGGTCGTAACGCGATGCAGACCCTTGGCATGCTTGTCACGCAGCGCATGGAAGAGTTGAACCTGCATCCCATGGGTTTTGTCTCAACGGACTATGCCACACTGATCTGGGGCCTTGATCCTGTCACGGACCCGAACCCCTTGCTGCAACCCGACAATATGCGCGCGGATTTTGAAACGTGGTTGTCTGGCAATGCGGTGATGAAACGCACATTCCGTGGTGCGGCCACGATTGCCGGTCTGATTGAACGCAACCTGCCCCAAGCCCGCAAAAGCGGGCGACAGGCCACGTTTTCCTCCGATATTCTCTATGACACCCTGTCCAAATACGATCCCGATCACCTCATGCTGCGCATCACCCGCGAAGAGGCCATGCGCGGGCTGGTCGATTTTGGCCGGATCGAAGAAATGCTGACACGCACCGCAGGTCGCATCGACCACCTGAACCTTGACCGCGTGACCCCGCTTTCCCTACCCATGTTCCTTGAACAGGGGCGGATCGCCGTTGCGGGCGCGGGCCGGGAACGCCTGATGGAGGAAGAGGCCGCCCGACTGATGGCTGCCGCTGGCGTGTCATCGCTTTGA
- the folD gene encoding bifunctional methylenetetrahydrofolate dehydrogenase/methenyltetrahydrofolate cyclohydrolase FolD, translating into MTATVIDGKAFAAKVRGQVAEGVAKLKADHGITPGLAVVLVGEDPASQVYVRSKGKMTVEVGMESFTHQLDVDTSEADLLALIAQLNDDPAVHGILVQLPLPAHLNSDLVINSIDPAKDVDGFHISNVGLLGTGQKSMVPCTPLGSLMMLRDHHGSLSGMNAVVIGRSNIVGKPMAQLLLNDSCTVTIAHSRTKNLSDVVRQADIVVAAVGRPQMVTGDWIKPGATVIDVGINRIDKPEGGTRLVGDADYDSCAAVAGAITPVPGGVGPMTIACLLANTLTACCRANGLAEPEGLTA; encoded by the coding sequence ATGACAGCAACAGTAATTGACGGAAAAGCCTTTGCCGCAAAGGTCCGCGGGCAAGTCGCCGAAGGTGTGGCCAAGCTGAAGGCTGATCATGGCATTACCCCCGGTCTGGCTGTTGTACTGGTGGGCGAAGACCCTGCCAGTCAGGTCTATGTCCGCTCCAAGGGCAAGATGACTGTTGAAGTTGGTATGGAGTCCTTCACGCATCAGTTGGATGTGGATACTTCCGAGGCCGATCTGCTGGCGCTGATTGCGCAGTTGAACGATGATCCTGCCGTGCATGGTATTCTGGTACAATTGCCGCTGCCTGCGCATCTGAACAGTGATCTGGTGATCAATAGTATTGATCCGGCCAAGGACGTTGATGGCTTTCATATCTCGAATGTCGGTCTGTTGGGTACGGGACAGAAAAGCATGGTGCCGTGCACACCATTGGGCAGTCTGATGATGTTGCGTGATCATCACGGGTCGCTTTCGGGAATGAATGCCGTGGTGATTGGCCGCTCGAACATCGTGGGCAAACCGATGGCGCAGCTCTTGCTGAACGACAGTTGCACCGTCACCATCGCTCATAGCCGGACGAAGAACCTGTCCGATGTTGTGCGGCAGGCCGATATTGTAGTGGCCGCTGTGGGGCGTCCGCAGATGGTCACGGGCGACTGGATCAAACCGGGTGCCACAGTGATTGATGTGGGCATCAACCGGATCGATAAGCCCGAAGGCGGCACCCGTCTGGTGGGGGATGCGGATTATGACAGTTGCGCCGCTGTCGCGGGTGCAATTACCCCCGTGCCTGGTGGCGTGGGGCCGATGACGATTGCCTGTCTGCTGGCCAATACGCTGACCGCCTGTTGCCGCGCCAACGGGTTGGCCGAGCCGGAAGGACTGACCGCTTAA
- a CDS encoding formate--tetrahydrofolate ligase — translation MEYKSDIEIARAAKKRPIQEIGAKLGIESDDLLPYGHDKAKVSQRLINAVQDRADGKLILVTAINPTPAGEGKTTTTVGLGDGLNAIGKKAAVCIREASLGPCFGMKGGAAGGGYAQVVPMEDMNLHFTGDFHAITSAHNLLSAMIDNHIYWGNALEIDIRRVVWRRVLDMNDRALRQITTSLGGVANGFPREAGFDITVASEVMAILCLARNLDDLQKRLGDIIVAYRRDRTPVYCRDIKADGAMTVLLKDAMQPNLVQTLENNPAFVHGGPFANIAHGCNSVTATTTALKLADYVVTEAGFGADLGAEKFMNIKCRKAGIAPSCVVVVATVRAMKMNGGVAKADLGTENVAAVEAGCANLGRHIENVKSFGVPVVVAINHFVTDTDAEVEAVKAYVATQGSEAILCKHWALGSEGTKDLATRVAQIADAGEANFAPIYPDDMSLFDKIDTIAKKIYRADGVVVDGKIREQLKAWEEQGYGNLPVCMAKTQYSFTTDPTQRGAPTGFTVPVREVRLSAGAGFIVAICGEIMTMPGLPRVPSAEQIMLNDAGEIEGLF, via the coding sequence ATGGAATATAAGTCTGACATCGAGATCGCACGCGCCGCGAAAAAGCGCCCAATTCAGGAAATCGGTGCGAAGCTGGGCATTGAGAGCGACGATCTGCTGCCCTACGGCCACGACAAAGCAAAGGTCAGCCAGCGTCTGATTAATGCCGTACAAGACCGCGCCGATGGCAAGCTGATCCTTGTCACCGCGATCAACCCGACCCCGGCGGGTGAAGGTAAGACAACCACGACTGTGGGGTTGGGTGACGGGCTGAACGCAATCGGCAAGAAGGCTGCGGTATGTATCCGCGAAGCCTCGCTTGGGCCCTGTTTTGGCATGAAAGGCGGTGCTGCGGGCGGTGGCTATGCCCAAGTCGTGCCGATGGAAGACATGAACCTGCACTTCACAGGGGATTTCCACGCGATTACGTCGGCGCATAACCTGCTGTCGGCGATGATTGACAACCATATCTACTGGGGCAACGCACTTGAGATCGACATCCGCCGCGTCGTGTGGCGGCGCGTGCTCGACATGAACGACCGCGCTTTGCGTCAGATCACGACGTCTTTGGGCGGCGTGGCCAACGGTTTCCCGCGTGAAGCAGGCTTTGACATTACAGTGGCGTCCGAGGTCATGGCGATCCTGTGCTTGGCCCGCAATCTGGACGATCTGCAAAAGCGGCTGGGCGATATCATCGTGGCCTACCGCCGCGACAGGACACCTGTGTATTGCCGTGACATCAAGGCCGATGGCGCGATGACAGTGTTGTTGAAAGACGCGATGCAGCCGAACCTTGTGCAGACACTGGAAAACAATCCGGCTTTTGTGCACGGCGGGCCTTTTGCCAATATCGCGCATGGCTGCAACTCGGTCACGGCAACAACAACCGCGCTGAAACTGGCGGACTATGTCGTCACAGAGGCAGGTTTCGGTGCCGATCTGGGTGCCGAGAAGTTTATGAACATCAAGTGCCGCAAGGCGGGCATTGCGCCGTCTTGTGTGGTCGTTGTCGCCACGGTGCGCGCGATGAAAATGAACGGTGGTGTCGCCAAGGCCGACCTTGGAACCGAGAATGTCGCGGCGGTCGAGGCAGGCTGTGCGAACCTTGGACGGCACATCGAAAACGTCAAATCCTTTGGCGTACCGGTCGTTGTGGCGATCAACCATTTCGTCACTGACACGGACGCCGAAGTTGAAGCGGTCAAAGCCTACGTCGCAACCCAAGGGTCCGAGGCGATCCTGTGCAAGCACTGGGCGCTGGGATCAGAAGGCACCAAGGACCTTGCCACGCGCGTTGCGCAGATTGCCGACGCCGGTGAAGCGAATTTCGCGCCTATTTATCCCGATGACATGAGCCTGTTCGACAAGATCGACACGATTGCCAAGAAGATCTACCGCGCTGATGGTGTTGTTGTTGATGGCAAGATTCGCGAGCAGTTGAAGGCGTGGGAAGAGCAAGGCTACGGCAACTTGCCGGTCTGTATGGCCAAGACACAATACAGCTTTACCACCGATCCCACCCAGCGTGGCGCACCGACAGGGTTTACCGTACCGGTCCGTGAGGTGCGTTTGAGCGCAGGCGCTGGCTTCATCGTGGCCATCTGCGGTGAGATCATGACCATGCCGGGGCTGCCACGTGTGCCTTCGGCCGAGCAGATCATGCTGAATGATGCAGGCGAGATCGAAGGGCTATTCTAA
- the pdeM gene encoding ligase-associated DNA damage response endonuclease PdeM → MNAYNFDFCGTRCCALPSGALYLPEHAVLCVSDLHLGKSERIARRSGVMLPPYEVQETLQKLETDITTTQPRQVICLGDSFDDLDAANSLDEDARLWLTRLQAGKSWVWIEGNHDPGPVDLGGTHRSQMTIGTLIFRHIATAETAEVSGHYHPKHRVAGRSRPAFLYDAHRLIMPAYGAYTGGLSSQAADLRKLFSGQIIAIMTGHKAIPVPV, encoded by the coding sequence ATGAACGCATATAACTTTGATTTTTGCGGAACCCGATGCTGCGCCCTGCCCTCGGGTGCGCTGTATTTGCCTGAACACGCAGTACTTTGCGTCTCTGACCTGCATCTTGGTAAATCCGAACGGATCGCGCGGCGCAGCGGCGTGATGTTGCCCCCTTACGAGGTGCAGGAGACCTTGCAAAAGCTGGAAACCGATATCACCACGACCCAACCCCGACAGGTGATCTGCCTCGGAGACAGCTTCGACGACCTTGATGCCGCCAACAGCCTTGATGAGGATGCGCGGCTTTGGCTGACACGTTTGCAGGCAGGCAAATCATGGGTGTGGATCGAGGGAAATCACGATCCGGGTCCGGTTGACCTTGGCGGAACACATCGGTCGCAAATGACTATTGGCACACTCATCTTCCGCCATATAGCTACGGCGGAAACAGCCGAGGTGTCAGGTCACTATCACCCCAAACACCGCGTTGCAGGGCGCAGCAGGCCGGCGTTCCTTTATGATGCGCACAGGCTGATCATGCCCGCCTATGGCGCTTATACGGGCGGGCTCTCCAGCCAAGCCGCAGACTTGCGCAAACTCTTTAGCGGACAGATCATCGCGATCATGACAGGGCACAAAGCCATTCCTGTGCCCGTTTAA